The genomic segment AAAGATAttgatattttctaatttactctttatttatttaatttgatattaaatttcatatcattttaaaaatcatataaatccaTATcccataaattaacaaaaatgtaaaagccATTGATATGTTCacaattttatattaaagttgatatgttattttattaaatttttaaaattaattaacatattataCTTAATTAGGTGTTTGATCAGTTTGAGTACTCCTATCACGTACAGTTCCTTTGCCCTAGCTAGTTTTCAGATCCCAAACTCATGACCTATAGTTTTGAGTTccttttagacttttagtatATTACCCACTCTCATGCATATTGATAGGGATCAGGagaataaaaattagaaagaagtAGTGATTGCGTATAAGATATAGGTTACAGGGATCTGATTTTGGTAGTTTAGATAGCTTTATACTAcgcatgtttcttttttctacAAGTCTCTCCACTCCATAGACAGAAAAGGGAGGTGGAGTTTTTAGCTTTTGAATATGGTGTCGTCCAAGTGGCAGAGATATACTTCTCTTTGTGCTTGGAAATTACTGATACAAACGCATGGGCCGAAGCATTTAGTTACTGATCATAGTCTCAAATGTGACAAAGACTTGTCTACCGTTATTTTCAATCATTAAAGAATACggaaattacaaaaattatcataaatactaaTTTTGAATTATTGAACATCCCCTATactaattttgaattattattataaaacgAGCATCCCCTACAAACGTCCCTACCTGCATCGAAATTAGTATCCAAATCATAAATactaattttgaattatttaactTGTTgattaagtttaatttttagtttaatgAGAAGTATCAGTAGTTACactgtaataatttattttcagaaaACCTTATACTATAAGGCTTAACCCAAATGTTGAATAACtaacttttatagttttattccATCAAAAGGCTCCTACGGCCAGAGAAACAGAGTATGGAAACGTCACTAACGCAACGTTACATCTTGAATAGAACAAACATTTTTTCAATAGacattgaaacaaacaaacccaataAGATTATAGTAGTACTAGACTATTAGTCGAGACAACATTATTATTTAGCATTATTATTTAGACTGCGAAGAACAATCAAGGCTTTCTCGTCGATCGGCTCAAGTAAAGATTTTTGAATTCTTCTGTGCGGATAAGAGACGCTCATTTCTTTGAGGTGCAGATGCATTTCAACAAGGTTTTCAGAGGCAAACGTGACAGTATCTCCCTTTGTATATGTATAGGAAGTGCTTCGAAACTTGCCTCCACAGccatttctcttttgttttgaacattctccatttttctctcttcttctctctaatgataattaaaatatgtttggtGACGAAAAACACATATGTATGTGATGTATTTATAGAGGAATGATTCTGATCAAGACTTTGTTACCAACGTTGTGAGAGGGTGACTTTAGTTTAACTTGTTGATTAAGTTTAACTTTTAGTTTAACGAGAAGTATCAGTAGTTACACGCGTTAAAGACTTACTAAAATTATTAGCCAATTAGAATATAGATTATTGGATACCAAGCATGATTTTTACAGAGTTTCTTTCATCCTACACGGTATTAGTAGTTTAGTTCTTTGAATACAATTGAATCGCACGTCAAAACATTAATATTCAAgttatcttttttaaaaaagaggttttcactttaatttgttttgtacacaattgcaagaaaaataaatgttgtcaCAGCTCAAAACTTACTCATTTTAATGACTAAATTAACAAGAGATGTTTTGGTGTTAAGCATGACTTGAAAGGTTTTCTTTCATCGTACATATCTACTCATCAATCCACAAAATCAGtgtaaaaatatagaaaacacgtgttaaccttttaaaaggttttcaaattttcacttTAATTCTTGGTACACAATTGTAAAAAGGgagattaataatttttcttcattttaaatCCGGCTACTCATTGAGGAATGTTATGATTCAtgttaagatttaaaatttgaataaaatgatgcaatgttattattattactaagaAATCAGCTCGCCCGGATAAGagtgaaattttgaaaattttaacattattaaaaatctgttatttatttttcttcgttATTGGGtaagaaatatcaaaatataacactataaacactaaaaaaagaTTGTTAATGATCGAAAACAAAATTCCCCAAGAATTGTGATGGTTTTTGCTAAAGATTGATTTACTGTTCGGTGGCTACAGAGGCTAGCTAGAAACTACACAGGGGTTGAAAAAagtgtttgaatgaaaatgattTCTGATTCACATATATTAAGCTGNNNNNNNNNNNNNNNNNNNNNNNNNNNNNNNNNNNNNNNNNNNNNNNNNNNNNNNNNNNNNNNNNNNNNNNNNNNNNNNNNNNNNNNNNNNNNNNNNNNNNNNNNNNNNNNNNNNNNNNNNNNNNNNNNNNNNNNNNNNNNNNNNNNNNNNNNNNNNNNNNNNNNNNNNNNNNNNNNNNNNNNNNNNNNNNNNNNNNNNNNNNNNNNNNNNNNNNNNNNNNNNNNNNNNNNNNNNNNNNNNNNNNNNNNNNNNNNNNNNNNNNNNNNNNNNNNNNNNNNNNNNNNNNNNNNNNNNNNNNNNNNNNNNNNNNNNNNNNNNNNNNNNNNNNNNNNNNNNNNNNNNNNNNNNNNNNNNNNNNNNNNNNNNNNNNNNNNNNNNNNNNNNNNNNNNNNNNNNNNNNNNNNNNNNNNNNNNNNNNNNNNNNNNNNNNNNNNNNNNNNNNNNNNNNNNNNNNNNNATACTCCTGATCTCAATATCCAACTCTTGGATCAATAACCGAATATCATCCAAATCCTTCACTGCTACATATGTCCCTGGCTGCATCGAACTGATCACGTCTTTATGTCCTTTGAGTGCTTTCTCATAGTTCTTCCACAGCAAGTCGATCCATTTCCCCATGGTACCGAGTGGCACTGGAGCAGCGAGAGCCGGAGCCACAGGAGGAGCGGACATAGCCGCAGCCACAACAGAGCAGATGAGCACAGTGGCATAGGTAGCCACGAAGATGATGCTGGAGCAGTTGTGCTTGAGCTTCTTGTCGGACTTCTTCCTACGAAGCTGAAGCTTCTCGAGCATTAGCATCTGTCGTGTGTAAACAGATTGGAACATGTTGAAGAAGTCTTGGCCGAAAGGATTCTGTACGTCTTCGAAATTCTTCAGCTTTTCAAGTGTCTTCTTGTATCCGTTCCCACctgccaaaaccaaaaatataaatcgAAGTGTTAAAAAGGTAAGAAcgttttattttaagttttccCATTCTCTGTTTAAAACCACGaataaaagagaggaaaaaaataaaagttttgccTTGAACAAGGCTCTCTTCTTCAAACTGCCGAAGAACACCAAGAATCAAGTGGTGATTACTAAGAACCCGCTGCAGGCTGTCCGCCAAAGCATCATAGAATTCGTGCGTCTTCAAACTAGTCTCAAAGTAATCTTCAACGAGCTCAAACATTTCTTTATCTTTCCATATGTCTTTCTTGCAATCCAAGATCACTTTCACAACTTCTTGGTTCATCTCCAACAAAAACTGCGTCACTTCTTTCAAGGAATCGAACGAGAGCGCTCGAACCTCAACGTCCTTAGCTAGTGTGCTTATCACGTGACTCGTCCGTGCGTGCATACGCGTGTCGAAAGACTGGATCTCCGTGTCTTCTTTACATGCAGCCTCGTACGCTCTCAGTTCCCTCGTGTAGACCTTGGCCGATGTCTTCATTGAATTTTTGCTTGTTCTGTTTCCCATTATTAACGCAGTTCCGAATTCGATTCTGAAGATGAATAAAACAGATCAACCAATGCGTTTAAAACATACAAATGCGACAGATTAAAAAAGAATCTATAGACTAAAACAAAAGGTCGAGACTGAGCGAAACGATTagtgagaaaaatatataacttagtCGGGCGTACCAGAGGCAACAACACAGTAAAAGAAAACAGATTTGGAAGAGACAAAGAGAACACAAACaattgtatacatatatatatatgttgcatCATATACTAATTATGATAAATagtgattaatttatgatatttatccatctatataactaattaatgtatattaagTGATTAATATATGTAAGTTGGGGTTTCCTTACATGTCAAAAAAGAAAGTTGGTTTTAAACATAAgatgaaaataataagaattcTAGATtgtatgatgtatatatatattaacaaaagtATAAAAGATAttgatattttctaatttactctttatttatttaatttgatattaaatttcatatcattttaaaaatcatataaatccaTATcccataaattaacaaaaatgtaaaagccATTGATATGTTCacaattttatattaaagttgatatgttattttattaaatttttaaaattaattaacatattataCTTAATTAGGTGTTTGATCAGTTTGAGTACTCCTATCACGTACAGTTCCTTTGCCCTAGCTAGTTTTCAGATCCCAAACTCATGACCTATAGTTTTGAGTTccttttagacttttagtatATTACCCACTCTCATGCATATTGATAGGGATCAGGagaataaaaattagaaagaagtAGTGATTGCGTATAAGATATAGGTTACAGGGATCTGATTTTGGTAGTTTAGATAGCTTTATACTAcgcatgtttcttttttctacAAGTCTCTCCACTCCATAGACAGAAAAGGGAGGTGGAGTTTTTAGCTTTTGAATATGGTGTCGTCCAAGTGGCAGAGATATACTTCTCTTTGTGCTTGGAAATTACTGATACAAACGCATGGGCCGAAGCATTTAGTTACTGATCATAGTCTCAAATGTGACAAAGACTTGTCTACCGTTATTTTCAATCATTAAAGAATACggaaattacaaaaattatcataaatactaaTTTTGAATTATTGAACATCCCCTATactaattttgaattattattataaaacgAGCATCCCCTACAAACGTCCCTACCTGCATCGAAATTAGTATCCAAATCATAAATactaattttgaattatttaactTGTTgattaagtttaatttttagtttaatgAGAAGTATCAGTAGTTACactgtaataatttattttcagaaaACCTTATACTATAAGGCTTAACCCAAATGTTGAATAACtaacttttatagttttattccATCAAAAGGCTCCTACGGCCAGAGAAACAGAGTATGGAAACGTCACTAACGCAACGTTACATCTTGAATAGAACAAACATTTTTTCAATAGacattgaaacaaacaaacccaataAGATTATAGTAGTACTAGACTATTAGTCGAGACAACATTATTATTTAGCATTATTATTTAGACTGCGAAGAACAATCAAGGCTTTCTCGTCGATCGGCTCAAGTAAAGATTTTTGAATTCTTCTGTGCGGATAAGAGACGCTCATTTCTTTGAGGTGCAGATGCATTTCAACAAGGTTTTCAGAGGCAAACGTGACAGTATCTCCCTTTGTATATGTATAGGAAGTGCTTCGAAACTTGCCTCCACAGccatttctcttttgttttgaacattctccatttttctctcttcttctctctaatgataattaaaatatgtttggtGACGAAAAACACATATGTATGTGATGTATTTATAGAGGAATGATTCTGATCAAGACTTTGTTACCAACGTTGTGAGAGGGTGACTTTAGTTTAACTTGTTGATTAAGTTTAACTTTTAGTTTAACGAGAAGTATCAGTAGTTACACGCGTTAAAGACTTACTAAAATTATTAGCCAATTAGAATATAGATTATTGGATACCAAGCATGATTTTTACAGAGTTTCTTTCATCCTACACGGTATTAGTAGTTTAGTTCTTTGAATACAATTGAATCGCACGTCAAAACATTAATATTCAAgttatcttttttaaaaaagaggttttcactttaatttgttttgtacacaattgcaagaaaaataaatgttgtcaCAGCTCAAAACTTACTCATTTTAATGACTAAATTAACAAGAGATGTTTTGGTGTTAAGCATGACTTGAAAGGTTTTCTTTCATCGTACATATCTACTCATCAATCCACAAAATCAGtgtaaaaatatagaaaacacgtgttaaccttttaaaaggttttcaaattttcacttTAATTCTTGGTACACAATTGTAAAAAGGgagattaataatttttcttcattttaaatCCGGCTACTCATTGAGGAATGTTATGATTCAtgttaagatttaaaatttgaataaaatgatgcaatgttattattattactaagaAATCAGCTCGCCCGGATAAGagtgaaattttgaaaattttaacattattaaaaatctgttatttatttttcttcgttATTGGGtaagaaatatcaaaatataacactataaacactaaaaaaagaTTGTTAATGATCGAAAACAAAATTCCCCAAGAATTGTGATGGTTTTTGCTAAAGATTGATTTACTGTTCGGTGGCTACAGAGGCTAGCTAGAAACTACACAGGGGTTGAAAAAagtgtttgaatgaaaatgattTCTGATTCACATATATTAAGCTGCATCAACTTGGTTTCTTCTTTCCCAAGGTTCCCTTCTCCAACATATCATATTCTTCCCTACGGCAATAAATTGTTTGTTGTGAGGTTAATTAAATTGGGTTCAGAAAATTGAAATCAATCACGTATTGGCTTCTTATTGCTTATCATCTCCGATTGTAACTTATGGTTTCAGTGATGCCTAATAGAAGATTTCAAGAGCGTACTTTAATgagttacaaaattttagtGTGTTTAGGTATATTTAATCTTCTACTAGCTTCCAAATGGACATGTAACTTAATGGTTTGGGTTAGTATTGTTGTCAACTTGTAATCTTTTTGGTTCCACTTTTAATCTGCTTGAACGTCAAGCAAATactgtaataatttattttcagaaaACCTTATACTATAAGGCTTAATCCTAAATGTTGAATAACTAACGTTTATAGTTTTATTCCATCAAAAGGCTCCTACGGCCAGAGAAACAGAGTATAGAAACGTCATTAATGCAACATTGACAACTTTCTATTTGGGCCTATATTGGGCTTGTGTAATATATGTTGGGCTTTTATTAGCCTATGAAAGTGATTTACTATTAGGGTTATTTCCTTTTGCCTTTTTACAttacaacaaaaaggaaaaaataggattcctttttcctttctttgttttcgcctcttttgtttataaatatttgacgACTCTCACTCAGTATCTGGACAACGCAAAATTATAGGGATCACAGACTCTtcaattgagagagagagagagagtgagcgACGAGAAAGAGTGAGCGACGAGAGAGAATGAGAgcgcgagagagagagttcgATTCTTCTAGTAGCGGCGGCGACATGAAGAACAAGTCAAGAAGACGAGGTAATCGTTTCGTGTTCTTCTTCGATTTTGANttttttttttttttttttttttgctttttaaaaatcaGAGTTTGGCTTTTTTAATAATGAGTTGTGTGTTCGATTTCGTGTTCCCAACCAGGAGGACGATGATTATTTACTCAGATTTATTTGTTTGGACGATGAAGATTCAGAACACCAAAAACGGTGTCCGTCTGTCCGACGTGCTCTTACAGTAAAAACAACATTAAACTGTTCGATTCAAAGAAGGTAATATCTaggttttttttgctttctttctaaTTGTGTTGATTCTTGTCATTGCAGGGTAACAATGATTGTCCGAGTCTCATTCAGCAAAAATCATAGCCATCGCAAGGCcacgagagaaagagagagagagagagagagagatatctcTTTCTCAACTCTACAAATCGATTTTGATTATTCTCTTTCTACTATTACAAAGATGTGTGaatgttttgcttttgaaacaaacgctctgtttttgtttattaaatcaATTGGTTTGTTGCTTCTTTTGAGGTGTTGAAACGGAACAGGTGTGTGTTAAACTGTTAATGTGTTCCAACCCTGACGACGACGTTGACTCAGATCTTTTTTTCCAAGGACAGTACCAAGTATATTCAGACCTATAACGGTTGCCGGAGGAAGGTAACATATCGATAAGTCTTTCCTTGTCCGCTTCCATAAAATTGAGTCCAATTTGCTTTTTAATTCATGTGTTTGtttattacttttgttttggtttaacaGGTGTGTGCGTGCGTGTTCGTGTTCCAACTCTAATCTGAATGTTTTGCCTTTTACTCAGGCACGTCGTTCCATTACTCACAAGCACTTAGTACGTTTCAGTAGTCCCATCCATAAGTGAGATTGAgaatatttggttttgttgttgcagcttctctagatgatggagatatatatttatggtGGTTCACTTCCTTCCCATTAATGTTTAGGATGATGCTGAGTTATGGACAAAAACGATGGCAAAGAAGTCCTCTTCTTATTGCTATGTAAGCCATCCtaaagttttttccttttctttacttTCTTCTGTTTCATGTTTTGTCTATCTCCCTTAACcaatacttttgttttgttttgaacaaCAAGGTGCTACTGAAGTGTGAAGGATTATGACCTAAACCATGGAGTACTCCTCTTCTTGCTTTCTGTAAGTGATCTCAAATTCCTCCAtgttttacttttcttcttcctgTTTCAGGTTCATCCTTGACTACCCAATgaccctttttcttttttttttgttgaacaacaAGGTGCTACTGAAGTTGAAACTCGACAAGGCACCAAAATTCAAAGAAGCACCCGTTGAACATTAAGGTACTTGTCATTCCCTCATCCCAACAATTCCCTTCCACAGGTTTAAACTCTATGATTCCTTAACTCTTCTGTTATCTTTATTTGGCTtgtgaatgtttttgtttttgaaataagAGTTTACCTTTTCTTTGTATATGGTTCTCTTAAATAATGGGTTTGTTGGTTTCTTTTGGGTGAAACAGGTGTGTGTTCGTGTGTTCCAGCCAGATTATTTGGAGGATGACGTAGATTCAGACCAAAAATGGTCGCGGGTGGTCGTTCTTACAgtgacaacatcaaaccgatTTTTAAAGGTAATACAGGTCTTTCTTCCCTTGTCCGCTTCCATAAAACTCACTCGAATTTGCTTTGtaatgggtttgtttgtttcttttgggtgAATCAGGCGTGTGCGTGTGCATGTTCCAAATCTCATTTGAATTTTTGCCTTTACTCAGGCAAGTAGTTCCAATACTCACAAGCACTCGATACGTTTGCTTCAGTAGTCCCCATCCATAAGTGAGACTaaaactttttggttttgttggtgCAGCTTCTCTAGATGATGAAGGTATATGGAGGTTCACTTTCTTCCCATTGATGTTAAGGACGATGCTGACTTATGGACCCAAACGATGGAAAATAAATCCTCTTCTTATTGCTCTGTAAGTCatctcaaaattttattcttttctttattttcttctgctTCAAGTTTATCTCTATCCTTTAACCAATACtcccttcttttttctttttcttttttgaacaaCAAGGTGCTACTGAAGTGTTAGGGATTTTGACCAAGACCATGGAATACCCCTTTTCTTGCTCTGTAAGTAATCTCAAATTCCTCtcagattttcttttcttttctttgtcctGTTTCGAGTTCATCCTTGTCTACCcaatgattctgttttttttttttttgttgaacaacaAGGCGCCATAATTGTCTCATGCCAAAGGCCGCAGTAATCATAAAAATGTATAAAGGTAGTTGACATTCTTAATAACCACCATGGTCTCACGTTCTtcttattatagtattttttaatgtGTTGATTTCTTTCACTGCAGGGAAACGAGTGTTAAATACTTGGCTAGCACTAGCAATATGATTCATCAAAATAAAAGCCATCACAAGGAAAAAGCTAAATAATGGAAAATTAAGACATGGAAGCCAATTATTGTTTCAAAATCAGCAAGGACTTCACCCCATAGCACCAGCTTTTGCCTGCACCACAAAAAAGTTTCCCAAATCTCTGCCATAATTCAAGGTAAATACCCTTCATCACTTTATAACAGACTCATAGCTTGATGGATCTGTTTTATTAGTGTACaaagatttcattttcttatCGTTGCAGGGGCTTCATCTTCAAACAATTTCATTGACTAATCATAATGCAGAGACATCTTCAATAGCAGCTTCAACGGAAGTTTCTCAAGTGGAGAATCAAAATGTAGAACTCTGTGattactttgaggattatgaaaGTTTAGACTACCTGGTATTTATACTTTAGAGGTAAGATTTATAAAGGTCTAGGTTTAAGATTGGATTTACgtaaaacaacatcaaattgcTTGATTCAAAGGTAAATTAGGTCTTTGTCTTGTCTCTTGTTATAGTTTTTCTTCTAATGTGCTGATTCTTATCACTGCAGGGACACTGTTTGATGTTTGTCCGAGTCCGATGGCGACgagaaagacagagagagagagagagagagagagagagagagagagagagagatggagagagcaAACAGACCTGAAGGTAtcgtttctttattttcttctgttagAAGTTTATCTCTATCCTTTAACCAATactcccttctttttttttgaacaacaaggTGCTACTGAAGTTGGAACTCGACAATGCACCAGAATTCAATGTGTTGATTCTTTTCACTGCAGGGAAACGAGTGTTAATAACGTAGCTAGGTATCAAAGGCATCACAAGGCAAAAGCTAGATGATTTGTTATGACCAAATCTTCGTCTTCTCTGTAAGTAATCACAACACAAAGACctgttttccaaaattaaaaattgcgTAGTAATCTCTCAGTTCAAGAAATTTCATCTttcatatagatatatatgttggcatcatatactaattaatttaaatagtgattaatttaaatatttatataactaattaatgtatattGAGTGATTAATATATGTAAGTTGGGGTTTCCTTACATGTCAAAAAAGAAAGTTGGTTTTACTTACATAAGATGAAAATAATAAggactaggttcggacccgcacgtacgtgcggggttaatttcaaaaactaaatttgtaatCAGATTTGCAATATAGAATGTATATACGGATTATTTTTGCAAATCTATTTTTAGTAGGGTTGGACTTTCGGGTAACCCGTTTAGGTTGGGATATTACCTGATCAAGTTTGGTTAAACGGGTTTTGAAAAATAGAATTATTAGGTATTTTTcaatatatgggttcggtttaAGTTCGGGTACTATCAGTTTTGGGTCGGTGAGGGTTACAAATTTGAGAACCGATTAGTACACCAAGTACCCAAAAATAATAACTTGATATAgcatttatattataacttttgttttaaaaaaagacaTAAGAGTGTAtgtaaaaaactataaaaataattaaaacatgtttGATACAAATATTTCGGAGTGGATGTAATTCATGTTTCATCTTGTACCTGAATTCTAGTTGTATAGAGAATGCATTTCCAATAGTGAAGATTCTCGATATATGACATTTCTgatattagacaaaaaaaattatttccgaTTGAAAACGGGATGGAACTAAtacaaaaattaccaaaatactATTTGGGACAGACACAAATATAGTTAATAGTATATttctatatcatataataaaacaatattacaaaattagttgacttttttattcttattattttatgtctGGTTCATCTATATTGCATtacgtttctttgtttttaaaattttaatattgtaaaacacaCTTTAATGCCTTTTAAAAAACATGTTACATATAAGATTGTAAGCGTcgatataattcaaaaataaaataatgttttcaaggaaaataaatagataattccATGTTCTAGAAattgctaggcgctagtcgggcggtcaggatgggcctagcgcctaacaagaaaatcagagattaaatgggaattaatcggggactagttttagggttattttattaaatgaataataaaataaaaatatatagttttaaatatatgtataattctgtttatgttaaaataaaaatatcaaataagatataaaactgtagtattgtctttaaaattacggtaaacacataaaaacgtattttttaaaaaaaaattatgattttcattaaaagtttgtacattaattattgtaaaacatcataaactcttaatttaaatgtccaaataacaaaaaaaatatttgatttatatttggttttgaaaataatcattatatacaaaattcagCGGAAAGTAATCGGATTAGACGAgttataaccaaattaaacaggtataattggataatcgatgctaggtggggattagtcattaatcgaggcggagagGGTGGGCCTAGCGATTTTGCGGGGCGTAATCGGTGTTAGACGGGGGTTTTTAAAACAGGAAAATTagctcaaaataaaataataataatacgttCTAAAGGTATATCATTAAAAGttagatataataattatttataatacgTTCTAAAggtatatcattatatatataggtgagagtttatgttgcttttaattataaatagtaaggATCACAAAGTTTCTTTTGGTTGCTTTGTggttattttcagttttgggaATTCTTGATCACAAATATTTCGTAGTGGATGTAATTATTTGATCGATTTATTAAaggataattaataaactaatttacaaaCACAGTAACCACCATCAACATTATGCACACAAAAAAGGGTA from the Camelina sativa cultivar DH55 chromosome 12, Cs, whole genome shotgun sequence genome contains:
- the LOC104733146 gene encoding UPF0496 protein At4g34320-like, which produces MGNRTSKNSMKTSAKVYTRELRAYEAACKEDTEIQSFDTRMHARTSHVISTLAKDVEVRALSFDSLKEVTQFLLEMNQEVVKVILDCKKDIWKDKEMFELVEDYFETSLKTHEFYDALADSLQRVLSNHHLILGVLRQFEEESLVQGKTFIFFLSFIRGFKQRMGKLKIKRSYLFNTSIYIFGFGRWERIQEDT